One genomic window of Micropterus dolomieu isolate WLL.071019.BEF.003 ecotype Adirondacks linkage group LG06, ASM2129224v1, whole genome shotgun sequence includes the following:
- the LOC123972665 gene encoding actin-binding protein IPP, giving the protein MSSTSVSASTCGGSGGDAAAAMATQAAEQALLASDRYARLILAQMNKMRLRTDFCDVGLKVGGRVFRVHRLVLAASSPYFSALFSGGMREADKEEVQILGVETEVFEVLLDFIYTGMISVTVENVQELMVAADMLQLNEVVSICGEFLKGHMDPSNCVGIFQFLEQIACIDMLEFTENYIHVHFLEVCITDEFRGLTKDQLVRLLRSEELRIEDEYQVFTAAMDWVLQDVAKRKKHVVEVLEPVRFPLLSPQRLFKYIEGITDFSLRVALQTLLKEYTEVTKSPKENKMYSQLQPAKMRPRRKARKYLYAIGGYTRLQGGRWSDSRALSCVERFDTFNQYWTTVSSLHQARSGLGVAVLEGMIYVVGGEKDSMIFDCTERYDPVTKQWAAVASLNFPRCGVGVCPCHGALYALGGWIGSEIGKTMERYDPEENKWEVIGSMAVPRYYFGCCELQGFIYVIGGISDEGMELRSAEVYDPISRRWSALPVMVTRRAYVGVACLNNCIYAVGGWNEALGALETVEKYCPEEEKWVEVASMSTARAGVSVSAVNGLLYAVGGRAASRDFSAPVTVDSVEIYDPHLDTWTEVGNMITSRCDGGLAVL; this is encoded by the exons ATGTCCTCCACCTCTGTGTCAGCATCCACTTGTGGTGGCAGTGGTGGTGATGCTGCAGCTGCCATGGCAACCCAAGCGGCCGAGCAGGCTCTGCTGGCCTCAGACCGCTACGCCAGACTCATCCTGGCCCAAATGAACAAGATGCGGCTCCGCACCGACTTCTGTGACGTGGGGCTGAAAGTTGGAGGCCGTGTCTTCAGGGTCCACCGACTTGTTCTTGCTGCTAGCAGCCCTTACTTCTCCGCTCTGTTCTCCGGGGGTATGAGGGAGGCGGATAAAGAGGAAGTGCAGATCCTTGGAGTGGAAACTGAAGTCTTTGAGGTTTTGCTGGACTTCATATACACAG GCATGATCAGTGTGACGGTGGAGAATGTCCAGGAGCTGATGGTGGCCGCAGACATGCTGCAGCTAAATGAGGTGGTGTCCATCTGTGGAGAGTTTCTCAAGGGCCATATGGACCCATCCAACTGTGTGGGCATCTTTCAGTTCCTGGAGCAGATTGCCTGCATTGATATGCTGGAGTTCACTGAGAACTACATACATGTTCACTTTCTGGAG GTGTGTATCACTGATGAGTTCAGGGGCCTTACGAAGGATCAGCTGGTGAGGCTGCTTAGGAGTGAAGAGCTGAGAATTGAGGATGAGTACCAGGTATTCACTGCAGCCATGGACTGGGTTCTCCAAGACGTagcaaagaggaaaaaacatgTAGTGGAGGTGTTGGAACCAGTCCGCTTCCCTCTGCTTTCCCCACAGAGACTGTTCAAGTACATAGAGG GTATTACGGACTTCAGCCTGCGGGTGGCACTGCAGACTCTGCTGAAGGAATACACTGAAGTCACAAAGTCTcccaaagaaaataagatgtaCAGTCAGCTACAACCAGCCAAGATGAGACCCAGAAGAAAAGCCAGGAAATACCTATATGCTATAG GAGGCTACACTCGGCTACAGGGCGGTCGCTGGAGTGACAGCCGGGCACTGAGTTGTGTGGAGCGCTTCGACACCTTTAACCAGTACTGGACCACTGTATCATCTCTGCACCAGGCCCGCAGCGGGTTGGGGGTGGCAGTACTGGAGGGCATGATCTACGTGGTGGGAG GGGAGAAAGATTCAATGATTTTTGACTGCACAGAGAGATATGACCCAGTGACCAAGCAGTGGGCCGCTGTGGCGTCTCTGAACTTTCCTCGCTGTGGAGTTGGCGTCTGCCCCTGCCACGGAGCTCTGTATGCACTTG GTGGTTGGATTGGCTCTGAGATTGGGAAGACCATGGAACGATATGACCCAGAGGAGAACAAGTGGGAGGTCATTGGCAGCATGGCGGTTCCTCGTTACTATTTTGGCTGCTGTGAGCTACAAG GGTTTATTTATGTGATTGGTGGAATCAGTGACGAAGGAATGGAGCTGCGCTCAGCCGAGGTGTATGACCCTATCTCCCGTCGATGGAGTGCCCTGCCCGTCATGGTCACACGTCGAGCCTACGTGGGCGTCGCCTGCCTCAATAACTGCATTTACGCGGTGGGCGGGTGGAATGAGGCACTGGGTGCACTAGAGACAGTGGAGAAGTACTGTCCAGAAGAG GAGAAATGGGTTGAGGTGGCCTCAATGTCTACAGCTCGTGCAGGCGTGTCAGTGTCAGCAGTTAATGGGCTGCTGTACGCTGTCGGGGGCAGGGCCGCCAGCAGAGACTTCTCTGCACCGGTGACGGTGGACTCTGTGGAAATCTATGACCCACACCTGGATACCTGGACTGAAGTTGGCAACATGATCACCAGCCGCTGTGACGGCGGACTGGCTGTGCTCTGA
- the LOC123972666 gene encoding transmembrane protein 69-like isoform X1, whose translation MQVCLQWLWLKMIRFAAGRRIISGVPVWRCFQQITRAPNYTTKAQQLFPSQAFSVLMPSRLTSTNRMLSVRPVGWPVSRLCHGDSRGASGIGDRKEGFSLRALTQAPKPALYLGFSGLLPFLSAPLLMAATQSFYPELAYAQVVYGASIVSFLGGARWGFAIPAGSPAQPDWMNLGNSVVPSLLAWLALLCRDNIAEGALVVIMGLGLSLHFDLTLLPGYPSWFKAMRTVLTLVATFSLVATLTIKQFYPEKKIKEFQD comes from the exons ATGCAAGTGTGCCTGCAGTGGCTTTG gtTGAAAATGATTAGATTTGCAGCTGGAAGACGCATAATTTCTGGG GTTCCAGTATGGAGATGTTTTCAGCAGATAACCAGAGCACCAAACTACACAACAAAAGCTCAGCAGCTGTTTCCCTCTCAAGCCTTCTCTGTGTTAATGCCATCCAGACTAACATCCACAAACAGGATGTTGAGCGTCAGGCCCGTGGGCTGGCCTGTCTCACGTCTCTGCCACGGGGATTCACGAGGCGCCTCAGGGATAGGCGACAGAAAAGAGGGTTTCAGTTTAAGGGCCCTCACCCAGGCTCCCAAACCAGCTCTGTATCTTGGTTTCTCTGGCCTCTTGCCTTTTCTGTCAGCTCCTCTCCTGATGGCTGCCACACAGTCCTTCTACCCTGAACTGGCATATGCTCAAGTGGTCTATGGAGCCTCTATAGTCTCCTTCCTTGGAGGTGCCCGCTGGGGGTTTGCCATCCCTGCCGGTAGTCCTGCTCAGCCTGACTGGATGAACTTGGGCAACAGTGTGGTGCCTTCACTTCTGGCCTGGCTGGCACTGCTCTGCAGGGACAATATTGCAGAGGGAGCACTGGTAGTTATTATGGGATTGGGTCTATCTCTGCACTTTGACCTGACCCTGCTGCCTGGCTACCCCTCCTGGTTCAAAGCCATGCGAACTGTCCTCACTCTGGTCGCCACCTTCTCACTGGTGGCTACCCTGACAATTAAACAATTCTACCCTGAGAAGAAGATAAAAGAGTTTCAGGACTGA
- the LOC123972666 gene encoding transmembrane protein 69-like isoform X2 — MIRFAAGRRIISGVPVWRCFQQITRAPNYTTKAQQLFPSQAFSVLMPSRLTSTNRMLSVRPVGWPVSRLCHGDSRGASGIGDRKEGFSLRALTQAPKPALYLGFSGLLPFLSAPLLMAATQSFYPELAYAQVVYGASIVSFLGGARWGFAIPAGSPAQPDWMNLGNSVVPSLLAWLALLCRDNIAEGALVVIMGLGLSLHFDLTLLPGYPSWFKAMRTVLTLVATFSLVATLTIKQFYPEKKIKEFQD, encoded by the exons ATGATTAGATTTGCAGCTGGAAGACGCATAATTTCTGGG GTTCCAGTATGGAGATGTTTTCAGCAGATAACCAGAGCACCAAACTACACAACAAAAGCTCAGCAGCTGTTTCCCTCTCAAGCCTTCTCTGTGTTAATGCCATCCAGACTAACATCCACAAACAGGATGTTGAGCGTCAGGCCCGTGGGCTGGCCTGTCTCACGTCTCTGCCACGGGGATTCACGAGGCGCCTCAGGGATAGGCGACAGAAAAGAGGGTTTCAGTTTAAGGGCCCTCACCCAGGCTCCCAAACCAGCTCTGTATCTTGGTTTCTCTGGCCTCTTGCCTTTTCTGTCAGCTCCTCTCCTGATGGCTGCCACACAGTCCTTCTACCCTGAACTGGCATATGCTCAAGTGGTCTATGGAGCCTCTATAGTCTCCTTCCTTGGAGGTGCCCGCTGGGGGTTTGCCATCCCTGCCGGTAGTCCTGCTCAGCCTGACTGGATGAACTTGGGCAACAGTGTGGTGCCTTCACTTCTGGCCTGGCTGGCACTGCTCTGCAGGGACAATATTGCAGAGGGAGCACTGGTAGTTATTATGGGATTGGGTCTATCTCTGCACTTTGACCTGACCCTGCTGCCTGGCTACCCCTCCTGGTTCAAAGCCATGCGAACTGTCCTCACTCTGGTCGCCACCTTCTCACTGGTGGCTACCCTGACAATTAAACAATTCTACCCTGAGAAGAAGATAAAAGAGTTTCAGGACTGA
- the gpbp1l1 gene encoding vasculin-like protein 1 produces the protein MAQHDFVPAWLNFSTPQPAKSPAANLEKQGEPHLHRDSRTAVSRRRHNSSDGFFNNGSLRAPAGDGWQQPSLLLRHDSVDSGVAKGGHGGLAGGSCWKETPSWHGASRGAQDGHHHQGRHPKRVGGDRDRQGVHRQRNGNFHPRKGTSYQDKFPNEERKDGKDDKLKFVEEDFPSLNPETTGKPGTQMRAVAPHAGVWENPPSGKQMASKMLVIKKVSKEDPSTAFSAGFATAGALPTNGSKAPIAGSSVYKNLVPKPAVAPTKSTQWKSSGREITKSGLHMPGRDSVFTSPVSAAKPSTPVSAPQHNTPKEHPSSTTPPIDIAPSRLKLMRRGPDRKSEFLRALKDEGTGELTTSSSPGTSGEGESTTPEPKAYSEEVCHENGLSYSLSDSDTEHLSSSLEAEHRLLKAMGWQEYPENDDNFLPLTEDELREFQTKTEQLKRNGMQRNGVLPRARGVTLHFTPWRSVAEVNVEEGSESETSSSSQTSDDDDCIKS, from the exons ATGGCGCAGCATGACTTTGTCCCTGCCTGGCTTAACTTCTCCACGCCCCAGCCTgccaag TCCCCTGCTGCCAACCTTGAGAAACAAGGTGAGCCCCACCTCCACAGAGACAGCCGAACTGCTGTGAGTCGCCGCCGCCACAACTCCTCTGATGGCTTCTTCAACAACGGCTCCCTGCGCGCTCCAGCAG GGGACGGATGGCAGCAGCCCTCTCTGCTTCTACGGCATGACTCTGTGGACTCTGGGGTGGCCAAAGGTGGGCATGGTGGGCTGGCAGGGGGCTCATGTTGGAAGGAAACACCCAGCTGGCATGGAGCTTCACGGGGTGCCCAGGATGGCCACCACCACCAGGGACGCCACCCCAAACGGGTAGGAGGCGACAGGGACAGGCAAGGGGTGCACCGGCAGCGCAATGGCAACTTTCATCCCCGCAAGGGCACCTCGTACCAGGACAAGTTCCCCAACGAGGAACGCAAAGACGGCAAGGACGACAAGCTGAAGTTCGTGGAAGAGGACTTT ccTTCCCTCAATCCTGAAACAACTGGAAAGCCTGGGACTCAGATGCGTGCAGTGGCTCCCCATGCTGGAGTGTGGG AAAACCCCCCTAGTGGCAAACAGATGGCGTCCAAAATGCTGGTTATCAAGAAGGTTTCCAAGGAGGACCCCAGCACGGCCTTCTCTGCTGGGTTTGCCACTGCTGGCGCCTTGCCCACCAACGGCAGCAAAGCTCCCATTGCAGGCTCCAGCGTCTACAAGAACCTGGTCCCAAAGCCTGCTGTGGCCCCCACAAAA AGCACCCAGTGGAAATCCAGTGGTAGAGAGATCACTAAGTCTGGCCTTCACATGCCAGGCCGAGATTCAGTCTTCACCAGCCCCGTCTCTGCAGCCAAACCCAGCACCCCAGTCAGTGCACCACAGCACAACACCCCAAAAGAG CACCCTTCTAGCACGACTCCTCCGATAGACATTGCCCCGTCGAGGCTGAAGCTGATGCGTCGTGGTCCGGACCGCAAGAGCGAGTTCCTGCGAGCCCTGAAGGACGAGGGCACCGGAGAGCTGACGACAAGCAGCAGCCCGGGAACATCAGGAGAG GGTGAAAGCACCACCCCAGAGCCCAAAGCCTATAGCGAGGAAGTCTGCCATGAGAATGGTCTGTCCTACTCCCTCAGTGACTCAGACACCGAACACCTGTCCAGCTCTCTGGAGGCAGAGCACAG GTTGCTGAAGGCCATGGGCTGGCAGGAGTACCCAGAAAATGATGACAACTTCCTGCCTCTGACGGAGGATGAGCTGAGAGAGTTCCAGACTAAAACTGAGCAG CTGAAGAGGAACGGCATGCAGAGGAATGGGGTTCTCCCGAGGGCGCGGGGTGTAACCCTCCACTTCACCCCCTGGAGGAGTGTGGCGGAGGTGAACGTCGAAGAGGGCTCAGAGTCCGAAACCAGTAGCAGCAGCCAGACCTCTGATGACGACGACTGCATCAAATCCTAA
- the LOC123971906 gene encoding nuclear autoantigenic sperm protein-like: MEEANKLIGTGKKHLVMGKVVEAVSTLQEACGMLAKKYGDTADECGEAFFWCGKALLDLARMENSVLGNALEGVPEEEEEKPTESNVDSTENIDEKTRDELRVQVYDAMAEKRNEDMKQSKDKEKNDDIEKAETDEQQDTAKKDEDEENKTNVDGSKAGNEQQDTAKKAENEEKKSNVDGSKCDESEDKTENDKEAEKESGDEEAEDEEEDDEMEGDAEDQVEGDGAAEKDSEDEEVGNLQLAWEMLEVAKVIYKRKENKEDQLMSAQTHLKLGEVSAESGNYTQALEDFQECLKLQVKHLDSDSRLLAETHYQLGLTYSLNLQYSPAIKELESSISVIKSRLGKQGWPLPLTFPLYLAGKLQELLDKAEGPEALPDERKEMEELKALLPEIQEKVEDATEGLKTVGTAAEALKGVQDGGSSSASTMQNGDSSSSSKVNSTSTSGVSSTNGHASTAPVSDISHLVRKKRKPEESPVKEGDVKKVKPDAAQTNGVH, encoded by the exons ATGGAGGAGGCCAACAAGCTAATCGGTACGGGCAAGAAGCACCTGGTTATGGGGAAAGTGGTGGAGGCGGTGAGCACCTTGCAGGAGGCCTGCGGCATGCT AGCTAAAAAGTATGGCGACACAGCAGACGAGTGCGGAGAGGCTTTCTTCTGGTGTGGTAAAGCGCTACTGGATTTGGCACG GATGGAGAACTCAGTCCTGGGTAATGCTCTGGAAGGAGTaccggaggaggaggaagaaaaaccCACGGAGTCCAATGTTGACAGCACAGAAAACATTGATG AGAAGACCAGAGATGAGCTGAGGGTTCAGGTGTATGACGCCATGGCAGAAAAGAGAAACGAAGACATGAAGCAGAgcaaagataaagaaaagaacgACGACATAGAGAAGGCTGAGACTGATGAGCAACAGGACACGGCAAAGAAAGACGAAGATGAGGAAAACAAGACCAATGTTGATGGCAGCAAGGCTGGTAATGAGCAACAGGACACTGCAAAGAAAGCGGAaaatgaggaaaagaaaagcaacGTTGATGGAAGTAAATGTGATGAAAGTGAAGACAAGACGGAAAACGATAAGGAGGCTGAGAAAGAATCGGGAGATGAGGAAGCAGAAG atgaggaggaagatgatgaaATGGAGGGCGATGCAGAAGACCAAGTTGAAGGAGATGGCGCTGCTGAGAAG GAcagtgaggatgaggaggtggGAAACCTGCAACTGGCCTGGGAGATGTTGGAAGTAGCTAAAGTCATCTACAAAAG gaAAGAGAATAAGGAGGATCAACTCATGTCAGCCCAGACACACTTGAAACTGGGTGAAGTTTCTGCTGAATCAG GAAATTACACACAGGCTCTGGAGGATTTCCAGGAGTGTCTGAAGCTTCAGGTGAAGCACTTGGACTCAGACAGCCGCCTACTTGCTGAGACACACTACCAGCTTGGTCTGACCTATAGCTTAAATCTTCAGTACAGCCCGGCCATCAAGGAGCTGGAGAGTTCAATCTCTGTCATAAAGAGCAGGCTGGGTAAGCAGGGTTGGCCACTCCCT ctAACGTTCCCACTTTATCTGGCAGGCAAACTGCAGGAGCTGCTAGACAAGGCTGAGGGCCCAGAGGCTCTGCCAGATGAGAGGAAGGAGATGGAAGAGCTGAAGGCTCTGCTGCCCGAAATCCAGGAGAAGGTGGAGGATGCCACAGAGGGTCTGAAAACAGTGGGCACAGCTGCTGAGGCTCTGAAGGGTGTACAG GATGGAGGCTCTTCCTCTGCATCCACTATGCAGAATGGTGACTCCTCATCCAGTTCAAAG GTTAACAGCACATCAACCAGCGGAGTCAGCTCTACCAATGGACACGCCTCCACAGCTCCGGTCTCTGACATCTCCCACCTCGTCAgaaagaag AGAAAACCAGAGGAGAGTCCAGTGAAAGAGGGCGATGTTAAGAAGGTGAAGCCGGATGCTGCTCAGACTAACGGAGTTCACTAA